A stretch of Myroides oncorhynchi DNA encodes these proteins:
- a CDS encoding gliding motility lipoprotein GldH, producing MLIQRISRYLIVLSFIIFSISSCQEDSKMLFDQYQETTGTWDKKDVKTFVYDVQDTVQRHNLFMNLRVNKSYPYSNLFVIFKIHQPNSDILIDTLQFQMAKPDGTLLGNSFSDVKESKLELKEGYVFPEAGSYKFSVEQVVRELGEVEGVNSLKGVSEVGFRIEKQ from the coding sequence ATGCTAATACAGAGAATTAGTCGTTATCTAATTGTACTTAGTTTTATTATATTTTCAATTTCATCTTGCCAAGAAGATAGCAAAATGTTATTTGATCAATATCAGGAAACTACTGGGACATGGGATAAGAAGGATGTAAAGACGTTCGTATATGACGTGCAAGACACTGTTCAACGTCATAATCTTTTTATGAATTTAAGAGTTAATAAGAGTTATCCTTATAGTAACTTATTTGTTATTTTTAAGATACATCAACCTAATTCTGATATTCTAATAGATACTTTACAGTTTCAGATGGCAAAACCAGATGGTACATTATTAGGTAATAGTTTTTCGGATGTAAAAGAGAGTAAATTAGAGTTGAAGGAAGGTTATGTTTTTCCTGAAGCAGGTAGCTATAAGTTCTCTGTAGAACAAGTGGTAAGAGAATTGGGAGAGGTAGAAGGAGTTAATTCTTTAAAGGGAGTTTCAGAAGTGGGATTTCGTATAGAGAAACAATAA
- a CDS encoding AI-2E family transporter — translation MNKFINYPLYLKITCVLLSIVVFSYIAILLENIFVPLFLGLLVASLLVPFSQFLENKFKFSRGVSSIIVVLIALSVLVGVLFLIGMQLTHLEDEWPAFQNQLMDSVGVVQEWVYTKFGIAKEHQMNYIESAASNSLKTGTDILGAAMSSISTLLMFIVFTFLYSVFLLIYRGHLVRFIMMLFPDQHRIKVLDTVNAIQHMVKKYLVGLLLQMIIVSTLALVAFAILDIKYSLMLAVITGILNVLPYVGILIALIVTMLITFATATGAKVAFVLLAFVIIHAIDGNIVMPKIVGSKVKVNSLVVIIGLILGEMAWGISGMLLAIPTLAIIKIVCDRVESLRPWGYLLGEERTPKEIIVEEEIKEDLE, via the coding sequence ATGAATAAGTTTATAAATTATCCTTTATATCTAAAGATAACTTGTGTACTCTTGAGTATTGTGGTGTTTAGTTATATAGCCATATTGTTAGAGAATATTTTTGTTCCCTTGTTTTTAGGGCTATTGGTAGCCTCTTTGCTAGTTCCCTTTAGTCAGTTTTTAGAGAATAAGTTTAAATTCTCTAGAGGAGTTTCATCTATTATAGTAGTGTTAATAGCTCTTTCTGTTTTAGTTGGAGTATTGTTTTTAATAGGGATGCAATTAACACATTTAGAAGATGAATGGCCAGCTTTTCAGAACCAGCTGATGGACAGTGTAGGCGTTGTACAAGAATGGGTGTATACTAAATTTGGTATCGCAAAGGAACATCAGATGAATTATATAGAATCAGCAGCATCTAACTCTCTAAAGACAGGAACAGATATTTTAGGAGCGGCTATGAGTTCCATTTCTACATTGCTAATGTTTATAGTATTTACCTTTTTGTATTCAGTATTTCTACTAATTTATAGAGGACATTTAGTGCGATTTATCATGATGTTATTTCCAGATCAGCATAGAATTAAGGTATTAGATACAGTAAATGCTATTCAACACATGGTTAAGAAGTATCTTGTGGGGTTATTATTACAGATGATTATTGTTAGTACACTTGCTTTAGTAGCATTTGCTATTCTTGATATTAAATATTCTTTAATGTTAGCTGTTATAACAGGTATACTTAATGTGTTGCCGTATGTAGGTATTCTTATTGCTTTAATAGTTACGATGTTAATTACTTTTGCAACTGCGACAGGAGCTAAAGTTGCTTTTGTATTACTTGCTTTTGTTATTATTCATGCAATTGATGGTAATATAGTCATGCCAAAGATTGTTGGATCTAAAGTTAAAGTAAATTCTTTAGTTGTAATTATTGGGCTTATTCTTGGAGAAATGGCTTGGGGAATCTCTGGTATGTTACTCGCTATACCTACTTTAGCAATTATAAAGATAGTTTGTGATAGAGTTGAAAGTTTAAGACCTTGGGGATATTTACTTGGAGAAGAAAGAACTCCTAAAGAGATCATAGTAGAAGAGGAAATCAAAGAAGATTTAGAATAA
- a CDS encoding PSP1 domain-containing protein yields the protein MACTNCSTDKDSSGLPKGCQNKGTCGTDGCNKLAVFDWLSNMVYPTGTEIYDIVEVRFKNGRKDFYRYPKEISISMGDIVATESSPGHDIGIVSLVGELVKVQMKKKKADPNGEVLKIYRKATQKDIDIWQEARNREEKVKVKAREMAIALKLEMKISDVEFQGDASKATFYYTASERVDFRQLIKDFAREFSIRIEMKQVGFRQEAARLGGIGSCGRELCCSTWLTDFRSVNTSAARYQQLSLNPQKLAGQCGKLKCCLNFELDTYLEALKDMPDSDTKLMTVKGLAICQKIDIFKGQMWFAYINNSANWYVLSTEMVKEILALNKKDQKGEDLESYMLEIESDDIDFNNASEQDSVTRFDQPKRKKKPTRNKKKEAPIKGGQDPQAPVVRKERPVNNENKSRQGKPGERDTQNRQQVRNRNKNRQEGTPEGNDTAVKQTSIGESKNVRKEYKGGTQGENSEPRENKTQREPRENKGTKGPRENKAPRENKGGQKEGTKTVDGIAEGGDTPKAKHHKKRPNRNKNFKKDNSNNSDNANTEN from the coding sequence ATGGCTTGTACAAATTGTTCAACAGATAAAGATAGTAGTGGGCTTCCGAAGGGATGCCAGAATAAAGGAACGTGCGGTACAGATGGCTGTAATAAATTAGCAGTTTTCGATTGGTTGTCAAATATGGTTTATCCTACTGGCACTGAGATATATGATATAGTAGAGGTTCGTTTTAAGAACGGTAGAAAAGATTTTTATCGATACCCAAAAGAGATTAGTATCTCGATGGGAGATATTGTGGCTACGGAGTCTTCTCCAGGACATGATATCGGTATCGTATCATTAGTGGGAGAACTAGTGAAGGTGCAGATGAAGAAGAAAAAAGCTGATCCAAATGGGGAGGTTTTAAAGATATATCGCAAAGCGACTCAAAAAGATATAGATATCTGGCAAGAAGCTCGTAATAGAGAGGAAAAAGTTAAAGTTAAAGCACGTGAGATGGCTATTGCTTTAAAGCTGGAGATGAAGATTTCGGATGTAGAGTTTCAAGGTGATGCTTCTAAAGCAACTTTTTATTATACAGCAAGTGAGCGTGTTGATTTTAGACAATTGATTAAAGACTTTGCACGTGAGTTTAGCATCCGTATCGAGATGAAGCAGGTAGGTTTCCGTCAGGAGGCTGCTCGTTTAGGAGGAATTGGCTCATGTGGACGCGAATTATGTTGTTCTACCTGGTTAACAGATTTTAGAAGTGTGAATACTTCTGCTGCTCGTTATCAACAACTTTCATTAAATCCACAGAAGTTAGCAGGTCAATGTGGTAAGCTGAAGTGTTGTTTGAACTTTGAATTAGATACTTATCTAGAGGCATTAAAGGATATGCCTGATTCGGATACAAAATTAATGACTGTAAAAGGATTAGCGATATGTCAGAAGATAGATATCTTTAAAGGGCAGATGTGGTTTGCTTATATTAACAACTCTGCGAACTGGTATGTGTTGTCAACAGAGATGGTGAAAGAAATTCTTGCATTGAATAAAAAAGATCAAAAAGGGGAGGACTTAGAAAGTTATATGCTTGAAATAGAATCGGATGATATTGATTTTAACAATGCGTCTGAGCAAGATAGTGTAACTCGATTCGATCAACCTAAACGCAAGAAAAAACCTACTCGAAATAAGAAAAAAGAGGCTCCTATAAAAGGAGGTCAAGATCCTCAGGCACCTGTAGTGAGAAAAGAACGTCCTGTTAATAATGAGAACAAATCGCGACAAGGTAAACCTGGTGAACGAGATACTCAGAATAGACAACAAGTACGTAATCGCAATAAAAACAGACAAGAAGGAACTCCAGAAGGGAATGATACTGCAGTGAAGCAGACTTCTATTGGTGAATCTAAGAATGTACGTAAAGAGTATAAAGGGGGGACTCAAGGAGAGAATAGCGAACCTAGAGAAAACAAAACTCAAAGAGAACCTAGAGAAAATAAGGGGACTAAAGGGCCTAGAGAAAATAAAGCACCTAGAGAGAATAAAGGTGGACAAAAAGAGGGGACAAAGACAGTAGATGGAATTGCTGAAGGAGGAGATACTCCTAAAGCAAAACATCACAAAAAGCGCCCAAATAGGAATAAGAATTTTAAGAAAGATAATAGTAATAATAGTGACAATGCTAATACAGAGAATTAG
- a CDS encoding universal stress protein has product MKKILFPTDYSETANNAFKYALQLADYRDSELYVLHVYDPPVISGGISPHLVENVLRKTSFEKLEQLHANSPKLIDMRKELNLEHVEVLFKVKEGLLVPEILHAIEENEIDFLVMGTDGANSSFHKKILGSNTINTISKVDIPVLSVPKEAHFRELKNIIFTSRFELEEEATLDDIIKGAEKNGAQVKLVHVKQKGCTSCEEVYTKWKEKYKDAPLSFHLFNAENIEKTLLDFIEHEPVDMVATIKRNKTFIENIISKSITQHLAKHLKVPFFVYKSKK; this is encoded by the coding sequence ATGAAAAAGATATTATTCCCTACAGACTATTCAGAGACTGCTAATAACGCATTTAAATATGCCTTACAATTAGCTGATTATAGAGATTCTGAACTATATGTATTACATGTATACGATCCACCTGTAATTTCAGGAGGTATTAGTCCACATTTAGTTGAAAATGTTCTTAGAAAAACTTCTTTCGAGAAATTAGAGCAACTACACGCAAATAGTCCTAAGCTTATTGATATGAGAAAGGAACTAAATCTAGAACATGTAGAAGTTCTATTTAAAGTAAAGGAAGGACTGTTAGTTCCAGAAATACTTCATGCAATCGAAGAGAATGAAATTGATTTCTTAGTAATGGGTACTGATGGTGCCAATTCTAGTTTTCACAAGAAAATACTAGGTTCTAATACAATTAATACAATATCTAAAGTAGATATACCTGTGTTAAGTGTTCCGAAGGAAGCTCACTTTAGAGAACTAAAGAATATCATCTTTACCTCTAGATTCGAATTAGAAGAAGAAGCTACTTTAGATGATATTATTAAAGGTGCAGAAAAGAACGGTGCTCAAGTAAAATTAGTTCACGTAAAACAAAAAGGATGTACTTCTTGTGAAGAGGTGTATACAAAATGGAAGGAAAAATACAAAGATGCTCCTTTAAGTTTTCATTTATTTAATGCCGAAAATATAGAAAAAACTTTACTAGATTTCATAGAACATGAACCTGTAGATATGGTAGCAACCATTAAACGAAATAAGACTTTCATAGAAAACATTATTTCTAAAAGTATAACACAGCACTTAGCTAAACACTTAAAAGTTCCTTTTTTTGTGTATAAATCTAAAAAATAA
- a CDS encoding CoA transferase subunit B: protein MLDKVGIAKRIAMEVKDGFYVNLGIGIPTLVANYVPEGMNVEFQSENGILGMGPFPFEGEEDPDLINAGKQTITSLPGASFFDSATSFGMIRGQHVDLTILGAMEVSEHGDIANWKIPGKMVKGMGGAMDLVASAENIIVAMMHVNKAGESKILKQCSLPLTGVKCVKKIVTELAVMEVIDKGIKLLERAPGVTVEDIIKATEVTLIIEGDIPEMSL, encoded by the coding sequence ATGTTAGATAAAGTAGGAATTGCAAAGCGTATAGCGATGGAAGTTAAAGATGGCTTCTATGTGAATTTAGGTATAGGTATCCCAACATTAGTTGCTAATTACGTTCCTGAAGGTATGAATGTGGAGTTTCAGAGTGAGAATGGTATTTTAGGAATGGGACCTTTCCCATTCGAAGGAGAGGAAGATCCTGATTTGATAAATGCTGGAAAGCAAACGATCACAAGTTTACCAGGGGCTTCTTTCTTTGACTCTGCTACTAGTTTTGGTATGATACGTGGACAACATGTAGATTTAACTATTCTAGGAGCTATGGAAGTGTCAGAACATGGTGATATAGCTAACTGGAAGATACCAGGTAAGATGGTCAAGGGAATGGGAGGAGCTATGGACTTAGTTGCATCTGCAGAAAACATTATTGTAGCAATGATGCATGTAAATAAAGCAGGTGAATCAAAGATATTAAAACAGTGTAGTTTACCACTAACAGGAGTTAAGTGCGTTAAAAAGATAGTAACTGAGTTAGCAGTGATGGAAGTAATAGATAAAGGTATTAAACTTTTAGAACGTGCACCTGGGGTTACAGTAGAAGACATTATAAAAGCAACAGAAGTAACTTTGATCATCGAGGGAGATATACCAGAGATGAGTTTATAA
- a CDS encoding CoA transferase subunit A, translating into MINKKVANVKEALADIKNDMTIMLGGFGLCGIPENSIAELVDMNVTGLTCISNNAGVDNFGLGLLLQKRQIKKMISSYVGENAEFERQMLSGELDVELTPQGTLAEKCRAAQMGIPGFYTPAGYGTEVAEGKEVREFHGKPHILELAFEADFAIVKAWKGDEAGNLIFKGTARNFNACMAGAAKVTIAEVEELVPAGQLDPNEIHIPGIFVKRIFQGEKYEKRIEQRTVRTKN; encoded by the coding sequence ATGATAAATAAAAAAGTAGCTAATGTAAAAGAGGCATTGGCAGATATAAAAAATGATATGACTATCATGCTAGGAGGATTTGGGTTATGTGGTATACCTGAAAATAGTATAGCAGAATTAGTCGATATGAATGTGACGGGGTTAACTTGTATTTCTAACAATGCTGGTGTAGATAATTTCGGATTGGGATTATTGTTGCAAAAGCGCCAAATTAAGAAGATGATATCATCTTATGTAGGAGAGAACGCAGAGTTTGAACGCCAGATGTTATCGGGAGAGCTTGATGTAGAACTTACACCGCAAGGAACATTAGCAGAGAAGTGTAGAGCAGCACAGATGGGGATACCAGGTTTTTATACACCAGCAGGGTATGGTACAGAAGTAGCAGAAGGAAAAGAAGTGAGAGAATTCCATGGTAAACCGCATATATTAGAATTGGCATTTGAAGCTGATTTTGCCATTGTTAAAGCATGGAAAGGTGATGAAGCAGGGAACTTGATATTTAAGGGTACAGCGCGTAATTTTAATGCATGTATGGCTGGAGCGGCTAAGGTGACTATAGCAGAAGTAGAAGAACTAGTGCCAGCAGGACAGCTAGATCCTAATGAGATTCACATACCTGGAATATTTGTCAAACGTATATTCCAAGGAGAGAAGTATGAGAAGCGAATTGAGCAACGCACAGTTCGCACTAAGAATTAA
- a CDS encoding DUF5689 domain-containing protein, whose product MKTLFKSLLYFSFAGLILTGCAKNDDFSVPPINCDEPNIAVNQTIDNLYSTIKEGKDVNLYTKDETISGIVVSSDKSGNFYQQLYIVDENTQTPVTLKVDIKGGFALYPVGSKVFMKLNGTYIQNSFGMITIGGGIYTSGTGNKYPDVVTGTKLRNSLYRSCVVKTGDDFNKYINVVTLEQLKTDKTLYGKLIRISEVQFDRAVVGKTYYDEKDPGNDAQGYTLRKMVDKKGNSLVVRTGKYSNGFKDQIASDKSGTITGIVSEYNKTLQFYPRTMEDMALDKPAFEGETEETLPQHEIKLTGVLAWLGGDFKDFNAFMGTLDEYQGVKLKDYAKEAKGQGWESTDALAIKGKPAANDFVFTVIDNKVPADAESITFLLKGKATGGKSISINLYNEDGSKYDTAFNLGIVGADDITLDKAVIDANNKYLNNYNGSINTRGRWIKVTLNLKGIKYNTSAKGKFFAFKVGTGGEYDILVDEFRVVGGKDGGTDPEVPTGDLPEAKTLSEDFEKEFTKEDRAGSYDVKELDFAIGKWAFSDGGVFSDVSDLKSSGKQSVRFRGNDKAEAFIESKFVVTGLKKVEFKFGGTKFNESTDADKEYAVELFYSIDGGKTWKSSGKKIGKKEELALVSFDITAKATDKVSIKIQNVSFTRSSKNRLRINIDDIKFIK is encoded by the coding sequence ATGAAAACATTATTTAAATCATTATTATATTTTTCATTCGCTGGACTTATCCTTACAGGATGTGCTAAGAATGACGACTTTTCTGTTCCTCCAATTAATTGTGATGAACCAAATATTGCTGTTAATCAAACTATTGATAATCTATATTCTACGATAAAAGAAGGTAAAGATGTAAATCTTTATACTAAAGATGAAACGATATCAGGTATAGTTGTATCTAGTGATAAATCAGGTAACTTCTACCAACAGTTATATATTGTTGATGAAAATACACAAACTCCTGTTACTTTAAAAGTAGATATTAAAGGAGGTTTTGCTTTATACCCTGTAGGATCTAAAGTATTTATGAAACTTAATGGTACTTATATCCAAAATAGTTTTGGAATGATTACTATTGGTGGAGGTATTTACACATCAGGTACAGGTAATAAATATCCAGATGTTGTTACAGGTACTAAATTGAGAAACTCTCTATATAGATCTTGTGTGGTTAAGACAGGGGATGACTTTAATAAGTATATTAATGTTGTTACTTTAGAGCAACTAAAAACAGATAAAACTCTTTACGGAAAATTAATCAGAATTAGCGAGGTACAGTTTGATAGAGCTGTCGTGGGTAAAACATACTATGATGAAAAAGATCCTGGTAATGATGCTCAAGGGTATACCTTAAGAAAAATGGTTGATAAAAAAGGTAATTCTTTAGTTGTTAGAACTGGTAAATATTCTAACGGATTTAAAGACCAAATTGCTTCAGATAAGAGTGGTACTATCACTGGTATTGTAAGTGAATATAACAAAACGCTTCAGTTCTATCCAAGAACGATGGAAGACATGGCTTTAGATAAACCTGCATTTGAAGGAGAAACTGAAGAGACACTTCCACAACATGAAATCAAACTGACAGGAGTGTTAGCTTGGTTAGGTGGAGATTTTAAAGATTTTAATGCTTTTATGGGAACTCTTGATGAATATCAAGGAGTCAAGTTAAAAGACTACGCAAAAGAAGCAAAAGGTCAAGGATGGGAAAGTACAGATGCATTAGCTATAAAAGGAAAACCAGCTGCAAATGATTTCGTGTTTACAGTTATTGATAATAAAGTACCAGCAGATGCAGAATCAATTACTTTCTTATTAAAAGGTAAAGCTACTGGAGGTAAATCAATTTCGATTAACCTTTATAACGAGGATGGTTCTAAGTATGATACAGCTTTTAACCTTGGAATTGTTGGAGCAGATGATATTACTCTAGATAAAGCTGTTATTGATGCGAATAATAAGTATTTGAATAATTATAATGGTTCTATTAATACTAGAGGACGTTGGATTAAAGTTACCTTAAATCTTAAAGGCATTAAGTATAATACTTCTGCTAAAGGTAAATTCTTTGCTTTTAAAGTTGGTACAGGTGGGGAATATGATATATTAGTAGATGAGTTTAGAGTTGTTGGAGGTAAAGATGGAGGTACTGATCCTGAAGTTCCTACTGGAGACCTACCTGAAGCTAAAACACTTTCAGAAGATTTTGAAAAAGAATTTACTAAAGAAGATAGAGCTGGTAGCTATGACGTTAAAGAGTTAGATTTTGCAATTGGTAAATGGGCTTTCTCTGATGGGGGTGTGTTTTCAGATGTAAGTGATTTAAAGTCTTCTGGAAAACAATCTGTAAGATTTAGAGGAAATGATAAAGCTGAAGCTTTCATTGAATCTAAGTTTGTTGTTACAGGATTGAAAAAAGTAGAATTTAAATTTGGAGGAACTAAGTTCAATGAATCTACTGATGCAGATAAAGAGTATGCTGTAGAATTATTCTATTCAATAGATGGAGGAAAAACTTGGAAATCTAGTGGTAAAAAAATTGGTAAGAAAGAAGAGTTAGCTCTTGTTTCTTTTGATATTACTGCAAAAGCAACGGATAAAGTATCAATTAAAATACAAAATGTTTCTTTTACAAGAAGCTCAAAAAATAGACTTAGAATCAACATTGATGATATTAAGTTTATCAAGTAA
- a CDS encoding 5'-methylthioadenosine/adenosylhomocysteine nucleosidase encodes MTSYKTIGILGAIPQEVNGIISQLKDKTEQKIGNRTYYEGYINNQKVVVVYSRIGKVAAAATVATLILEFKVDSIAFIGVAGAIHPNVKVGDVVVAKNLVQYDMDASPLRPKFEIPLLGKTYFDTDDQWSKETLNHIELMFGLENLHQLISVSELAKFNITTPKLHYGTIASGDQFFSTSEQKNNLQVQLPEVLCVEMEGAAVAQVCYEFDIPFIVIRTISDNANEEASFSFQSFVEEVSLVYGQEIIDKMF; translated from the coding sequence ATGACATCATATAAAACGATAGGAATATTAGGTGCTATACCACAAGAGGTAAATGGAATAATCTCGCAGCTAAAAGATAAAACTGAACAAAAGATAGGCAACCGTACTTACTATGAAGGTTACATCAACAACCAAAAAGTAGTGGTAGTCTACTCGCGTATTGGAAAAGTAGCTGCAGCTGCAACAGTAGCAACTCTTATTTTAGAGTTTAAGGTAGATAGTATAGCCTTTATAGGAGTAGCAGGAGCAATACACCCTAATGTAAAAGTAGGTGATGTAGTAGTAGCAAAGAATTTGGTACAATATGATATGGATGCTTCACCTTTAAGACCTAAATTCGAAATACCTCTATTAGGCAAAACATACTTTGATACAGATGATCAATGGTCAAAAGAGACGCTTAACCACATAGAGTTGATGTTCGGGTTAGAGAATTTACACCAACTAATCAGTGTATCTGAGTTGGCCAAATTTAATATCACCACGCCTAAACTGCACTATGGAACTATAGCAAGTGGAGATCAATTCTTTTCAACATCTGAACAAAAGAATAACCTACAAGTACAATTGCCAGAAGTATTATGTGTAGAAATGGAAGGTGCAGCAGTAGCACAGGTGTGTTATGAATTTGACATTCCATTTATCGTTATCCGTACAATCTCAGATAACGCTAACGAAGAAGCAAGCTTTAGCTTTCAATCTTTTGTAGAAGAAGTATCTTTAGTCTATGGACAGGAGATCATAGATAAGATGTTTTAA
- a CDS encoding transglycosylase domain-containing protein — translation MSSNNNKETKKQGVKGPKNYLKIFWLGFLGFVAAVIFFFLCASWGVFGQMPTFDDLENPASNVATEIISSDGKTIGKFYLENRVPIKYEDLPDYLVNALISTEDERFKEHSGIDARGTLRAITSVGSSGGASTITQQLAKLLFHGEGSRSLPKRITQKAKEWVIAVKLERQYTKEEILTMYLNKADFVNNAVGIRSATRIYMGKEPKDLTIDEAAMFVGMLQNPAYFNPVRRPELVEKRRNVVLHQMARNGHITQEESEKLQKKPLALHFTPESHREGIATYFREYLRDYMRRWVKENPKKDGSTYDIYRDGLKIYVSIDSRMQKYGEEAVEAHIANLQEEFFIDQKNNKMAPFYKINQGEVDNIMMRAMKTSERWRQMSEQGKSEKDIIKSFDVKTEMRIFSWKGDRDTIMTPKDSIRYYKHFLQAGMMAMEPQTGHIKAWVGGINYKHFQYDHVGQGARQVGSTFKPFVYATAIEQLHYSPCDSIIDSPFTMPKGRYGISKDWSPQNSNRSYRGIMTLKQALAGSVNTITAKLMDKVGPKAVVDMCRDLGISADVPQSPAIALGAVDITVSDMVAAYSTFANQGIYVKPTFITRIADKNGVVLFNAVPETKDVVSKDVAYAIIKLLEGVTESGSGVRLRTTWQGAGYKRVTGHPYKFTNPIAGKTGTSQNNSDGWFIGMVPNLATGIWVGNDDRAAHFRSMTYGQGATLALPIWGIFMNKCYADKGLSISKGGFPIPEHLSIRVDCTRIVQPETDDVTEGALDTEEFDF, via the coding sequence ATGAGTTCAAACAACAACAAAGAAACAAAGAAACAAGGAGTTAAAGGGCCGAAGAATTATTTAAAAATATTTTGGTTAGGTTTCCTTGGTTTTGTCGCAGCAGTTATTTTCTTTTTCCTATGTGCTTCTTGGGGAGTTTTTGGTCAGATGCCAACATTTGATGATTTAGAAAACCCTGCAAGTAATGTAGCCACAGAGATTATTTCATCAGATGGAAAAACGATAGGGAAGTTTTATTTAGAGAACCGTGTACCGATTAAATATGAAGATTTACCAGATTATTTAGTTAATGCCCTTATTTCTACAGAAGATGAACGCTTTAAAGAGCATTCAGGTATAGATGCACGTGGTACGTTACGTGCGATTACTTCGGTTGGTAGTAGTGGAGGTGCGAGTACTATTACACAACAGTTAGCTAAACTATTATTTCACGGTGAGGGATCTAGGAGCTTACCAAAGCGTATTACACAGAAAGCAAAAGAATGGGTTATAGCTGTTAAATTAGAAAGACAATACACAAAAGAAGAGATTCTAACAATGTATTTAAATAAAGCTGACTTCGTTAATAACGCAGTTGGTATTCGTTCTGCTACTCGTATTTATATGGGTAAAGAACCAAAAGATTTAACTATAGATGAAGCAGCAATGTTCGTTGGGATGTTACAGAACCCTGCTTATTTTAATCCTGTTCGTCGTCCAGAGTTAGTTGAGAAGAGACGTAATGTAGTATTACACCAAATGGCTCGTAATGGACATATTACACAAGAGGAAAGTGAGAAGTTACAAAAGAAACCATTAGCACTACATTTTACTCCTGAAAGCCACAGAGAGGGGATAGCAACATATTTCCGTGAGTACTTACGTGATTATATGCGTCGTTGGGTGAAAGAGAATCCTAAGAAGGATGGGTCTACCTATGATATCTATCGCGATGGATTGAAAATATATGTATCTATAGACTCTCGTATGCAGAAGTATGGAGAAGAGGCTGTAGAAGCTCACATCGCTAATCTACAGGAAGAGTTCTTTATCGATCAAAAGAATAATAAAATGGCACCATTCTATAAGATTAACCAAGGAGAGGTTGATAATATTATGATGCGTGCGATGAAGACTTCTGAGAGATGGAGACAGATGAGTGAACAAGGGAAGTCTGAGAAAGATATTATCAAGTCATTCGATGTGAAGACAGAGATGCGTATATTTAGTTGGAAAGGAGATAGAGATACTATTATGACACCTAAGGACTCTATACGTTACTATAAACACTTCTTACAAGCAGGTATGATGGCTATGGAGCCACAAACGGGACATATCAAAGCTTGGGTTGGAGGAATTAACTACAAGCACTTCCAGTATGATCACGTTGGACAAGGAGCAAGACAAGTTGGATCTACTTTCAAGCCTTTCGTTTATGCGACAGCTATAGAGCAACTACATTATTCACCTTGTGATTCTATTATTGATTCACCATTCACTATGCCTAAAGGTAGATATGGAATTTCTAAAGATTGGAGTCCACAGAACTCTAACCGTTCTTATAGAGGTATCATGACACTTAAGCAAGCATTGGCAGGATCTGTTAATACGATTACAGCTAAGTTAATGGATAAGGTAGGGCCTAAGGCAGTAGTGGATATGTGTAGAGATTTAGGTATATCAGCAGATGTACCACAGAGTCCTGCTATTGCATTAGGAGCTGTAGATATTACAGTAAGTGATATGGTGGCTGCATACAGTACCTTTGCTAACCAAGGTATCTATGTCAAACCGACTTTTATAACAAGAATAGCGGATAAGAATGGAGTTGTATTATTTAATGCTGTTCCAGAGACTAAGGATGTAGTGAGTAAGGATGTAGCTTACGCTATCATTAAGTTATTAGAAGGGGTTACTGAATCTGGGTCTGGTGTTAGATTACGTACTACTTGGCAAGGAGCAGGATATAAGCGTGTGACTGGTCACCCTTATAAATTCACTAACCCTATTGCAGGTAAGACGGGTACGAGTCAGAATAACAGTGATGGATGGTTTATCGGTATGGTACCTAACTTAGCTACAGGTATATGGGTAGGAAATGACGATAGAGCAGCTCATTTTAGATCTATGACTTATGGACAAGGAGCTACGTTAGCACTCCCTATTTGGGGTATCTTTATGAATAAGTGTTATGCTGATAAGGGACTGAGTATTTCTAAAGGAGGATTCCCGATACCAGAGCATTTATCTATCAGAGTAGACTGTACTAGGATAGTGCAACCAGAGACAGATGATGTCACTGAAGGAGCATTAGATACAGAAGAATTTGATTTTTAA